Proteins encoded within one genomic window of Vidua macroura isolate BioBank_ID:100142 chromosome 2, ASM2450914v1, whole genome shotgun sequence:
- the HSF2BP gene encoding heat shock factor 2-binding protein isoform X2 encodes MWRSAGLAGDAQAETKEEFVKVRRRDLERLTTEVMQLRDFLPKIVNGDILGTFQKLDAVESSLEKKEEEIEQLRMDCEHFRARLETAQADCMREKKEKLDLRQQLNEAKQQLLQQAEYCTEMGAAVCTLLWGVSSNEEAVKSILGGSKAVKFFTITAQTMESFVKSLSEDMKQQDLDSEENQFVLALAGIVTNVAALACGREFLVSSSRELLDTMMHLLGDMKPGLCNKFKVLMLMSLYNVSINLKGLKYISESPGFIPLLWWLLNDPDTEVCLHALRLLQSVLLEPEVLARSGAEVRETLPFQRIVALSQSRNAELQALAKELLEDLKIFEYEA; translated from the exons ATGTGGCGCAGCGCCGGCCTCGCTGGCGACGCGCAG gctgagaccaaagaggaatttgTAAAAGTTAGAAGGAGGGATTTGGAAAGGCTGACAACTGAAGTTATGCAACTGCGGGATTTCTTACCCAAAATAGTAAATGGAGATATCCTGGGGACATTCCAGAAGCTGGATGCTGTTGAATCAA gcctggagaaaaaggaggaggaaatagAGCAGCTGAGGATGGATTGTGAACACTTCAGAGCCCGTCTGGAAACGGCCCAGGCAGATTGCATGAGAGAGAAGAAG GAGAAACTGGACCTGCGGCAGCAGCTGAACGAGgccaagcagcagctcctgcagcaggcagagtaTTGCACAGAGATGGGAGCAGCAGTGTGCACCTTGCTCTGGGGGGTATCCAGCAATGAGGAGGCTGTGAAATCTATTCTAGGAGGA AGTAAAGCAGTAAAGTTTTTCACAATCACTGCCCAGACCATGGAGAGCTTTGTGAAGTCATTAAGTGAAGACATGAAACAGCAGGATTTGGATTCTGAGGAAAATCAGTTTGTATTAGCTTTGGCAGGGATTGTAACAA ATGTGGCTGCGCTGGCATGTGGCCGTGAGTTCCTGGTCAGTTCCAGTCGGGAATTACTGGACACGATGATGCATCTCCTGGGAGATATGAAGCCAGGACTCTGTAACAAATTTAAAGT GCTAATGCTAATGTCACTTTACAATGTGAGTATCAACTTGAAAGGCTTGAAGTACATCAGTGAAAGTCCAGGTTTTATTCCCCTGCTTTGGTGGCTGTTGAATG ACCCGGACACAGAGGTTTGCCTCCACGCCCTGCGGCTGCTGCAGTCGGTGCTCCTGGAGCCGGAGGTGCTGGCCAGGTCGGGCGCCGAGGTGCGCGAGACGCTGCCCTTCCAGCGCATCGTCGCCCTGTCCCAGAGCCGcaatgcagagctgcaggcGCTCGCTAAAGAACTCCTTGAGgatcttaaaatatttgagtACGAAGCATAG
- the HSF2BP gene encoding heat shock factor 2-binding protein isoform X1, which translates to MWRSAGLAGDAQKAETKEEFVKVRRRDLERLTTEVMQLRDFLPKIVNGDILGTFQKLDAVESSLEKKEEEIEQLRMDCEHFRARLETAQADCMREKKEKLDLRQQLNEAKQQLLQQAEYCTEMGAAVCTLLWGVSSNEEAVKSILGGSKAVKFFTITAQTMESFVKSLSEDMKQQDLDSEENQFVLALAGIVTNVAALACGREFLVSSSRELLDTMMHLLGDMKPGLCNKFKVLMLMSLYNVSINLKGLKYISESPGFIPLLWWLLNDPDTEVCLHALRLLQSVLLEPEVLARSGAEVRETLPFQRIVALSQSRNAELQALAKELLEDLKIFEYEA; encoded by the exons ATGTGGCGCAGCGCCGGCCTCGCTGGCGACGCGCAG aaggctgagaccaaagaggaatttgTAAAAGTTAGAAGGAGGGATTTGGAAAGGCTGACAACTGAAGTTATGCAACTGCGGGATTTCTTACCCAAAATAGTAAATGGAGATATCCTGGGGACATTCCAGAAGCTGGATGCTGTTGAATCAA gcctggagaaaaaggaggaggaaatagAGCAGCTGAGGATGGATTGTGAACACTTCAGAGCCCGTCTGGAAACGGCCCAGGCAGATTGCATGAGAGAGAAGAAG GAGAAACTGGACCTGCGGCAGCAGCTGAACGAGgccaagcagcagctcctgcagcaggcagagtaTTGCACAGAGATGGGAGCAGCAGTGTGCACCTTGCTCTGGGGGGTATCCAGCAATGAGGAGGCTGTGAAATCTATTCTAGGAGGA AGTAAAGCAGTAAAGTTTTTCACAATCACTGCCCAGACCATGGAGAGCTTTGTGAAGTCATTAAGTGAAGACATGAAACAGCAGGATTTGGATTCTGAGGAAAATCAGTTTGTATTAGCTTTGGCAGGGATTGTAACAA ATGTGGCTGCGCTGGCATGTGGCCGTGAGTTCCTGGTCAGTTCCAGTCGGGAATTACTGGACACGATGATGCATCTCCTGGGAGATATGAAGCCAGGACTCTGTAACAAATTTAAAGT GCTAATGCTAATGTCACTTTACAATGTGAGTATCAACTTGAAAGGCTTGAAGTACATCAGTGAAAGTCCAGGTTTTATTCCCCTGCTTTGGTGGCTGTTGAATG ACCCGGACACAGAGGTTTGCCTCCACGCCCTGCGGCTGCTGCAGTCGGTGCTCCTGGAGCCGGAGGTGCTGGCCAGGTCGGGCGCCGAGGTGCGCGAGACGCTGCCCTTCCAGCGCATCGTCGCCCTGTCCCAGAGCCGcaatgcagagctgcaggcGCTCGCTAAAGAACTCCTTGAGgatcttaaaatatttgagtACGAAGCATAG